In Coturnix japonica isolate 7356 chromosome 9, Coturnix japonica 2.1, whole genome shotgun sequence, a single window of DNA contains:
- the MYO7B gene encoding unconventional myosin-VIIb isoform X2: MVIFRKGDHVWLEAQPNSEFNVPIGAVVKDSDSGRILLEDDEGKEHWITARNMHMVRPMDPSTAQGVEDMIRLGDLHEAGMVHNLLIRHQQHKIYTYTGSILVAVNPYQLLPLYTVDLIRLYCNKRIGELPPHVFAIADNCYFNMKRNKRDQCCVISGESGAGKTESTKLILQFLAAVSGQHSWIEQQILEANPILEAFGNAKTIRNDNSSRFGKYIDIYFNHSGVIEGARIEQFLLEKSRVCRQAPEERNYHIFYCMLMGMNLEQKKMLNLGTASEYTYLTMGNCTSCDSRNDAKEYAHIRSAMKILMFSDSEHWDISKLLAAILHLGNVEFEAAVYDNLDCSDVMDSPHFSIATKLLEVDYSELQNSLTNLSIIVRGESVSRPLNVAQAADGRDAFVKGIYGRIFLWIVNKINSAIFNPTSQKPKNTRQSIGLLDIFGFENFSNNSFEQLCINIANEHLQQFFVHHVFKLEQEEYLAEHITWNNIDFTDNRQALEVIALKPMNIISLIDEESRFPKGTDATMLIKINSLHGKSRIYIPPKSDHDTKFGINHFAGAVFYESKDFLEKNRDTLSANVMQVVHSSKNKFLKEIFQVETTPISLGRGTIRHLGNDQAYKSLAQCGFLLSRTSGYGQGLDTTKRLSTLGGQFKQSLEKLMKILGQCQPYFIRCIKPNDYKKPLLFDRELCIKQLRYSGMMETIRIRKAGYPVRYTFEEFFDRYRVLLPQSALAPVKNDARQCCIRISEAVLGKDESWQAGKTKIFLKDYHDTVLELERQKILTDKVLLIQKVMRGFKDRKQFLKQRKSAIAIQAAWRGYCCRKDFRTVMLGFGRLQALYRSRQLAKQYETTRVHIIRFQAACRGYLIRQKNKVKLEARNIRLEEEKRLISVLGPVKAMEEAMRLEKEHLATLEEEEEEGLRMNDDYVDRHANYDVISDQEMVDKIFGFLPSMIGGQEGQAPLGFEDLETKPSKLEEVDLDMIPMSMELEEEADGLEDYTFPKFAATYFQGSSTHTHIRKPLRHPLLYHDDKDNVLASLVVWVIILRFMGDLPEPTMFAKNATKSGSVMTQIYDTLGRKNQVQFKNNSPDMRESKKDNKISKGISSLKLKRSSKLTGKVTDQLKSGEEGFQEDSSISERPMSNLEKVHFIIGNAILRPAIRDEIYCQICKQLTENSSRSSYARGWILLSLCLGCFPPSDTFVKYLLNFIHNGPSGYAPYCAERLRRTYVNGARTEPPSWLELQATKQKKPIMFNVTLMNGQSITVPADSASIAKEICQFIADKTKLKDIFGFSLYIAVFDKVWSLGGGRDHVLDAISQCEQLVKERGTHERHAPWRLYFRKEIFTPWHNSQEDPVSTDLIYHQVIRGIRFGEYRCEKDEDLVEIGAKYCYIQFGDTIHNELVQKVLHDCIPVKQLKSKPLEKWVSLITYAHAKAPYTQDRLSRQAVKEQLVDFARFQWPLLFSRFFEVTKFSGPSLPKNHFILAVNWKGICFLDESEKRLLELTFPEITGIHTNRAVKSFGQSCTLITLRAEEFVLTSVNSIVIAELVVMFLEGLKKRSRFAVAMHEKKSQDPAILSFKKGDLLILTEDKRLDANSGWIHAQNDRTGKTGNVFLEEMYIIPSLTKPSSQVLSLLMMSPDQRRTASQNSYTEEPDEEDLKVKPYTLEEFSYEHFRTPEKESISKAVLQKSRGHSQLWAHSKDPLKQPLLKAACTDPDVRDVACQAFIAIMKFMGDYPSKQTHSSVEVTDQIFVAAIKEEVLRDEIYCQIMKQLTENRNRYSVTKGWQLLWLCTGLFPPSKSLLKHAQKFIETRQKEPLASECKRRIQTVMRSGSRKWAPHPVEVEAILQNNTKVSHKICFPNETEQTFDVGTNTKNRTLCQNIASKLQLSSWEGFSLFVKIADKVISQNEADYFFDSLRQVTDWTKRNKPAKDGATMSVAYEVYFMRKLWLNVTPGKDLKADSIFHYHQELPKYLRGYHNCSRDEAVQLAGLIYKVRFNNDRTQLATIPKILKELVPDNLLRVTSPDEWKKSITAAYSKHEGKTVDEAKIAFLKIIYRWPTFGSAFFEVKQTSEPNFPEIVLIAINKQGVSLIHQKTKEILTIYPFNKISNWSSGSTFFHMTIGNLVRGSRILCETSLGYKMDDLLTSYVHLLMNAVNKQKSLPA; the protein is encoded by the exons ATGGTCATTTTCAGAAAG GGTGACCATGTGTGGCTGGAAGCTCAGCCAAACAGTGAATTCAATGTCCCTATCGGGGCAGTTGTGAAGGACTCTGACTCAGGACGGATCCTGCTGGAGGACGATGAAGGCAAG GAGCACTGGATCACAGCTCGGAACATGCACATGGTTCGCCCAATGGACCCATCCACAGCCCAAGGGGTGGAAGACATGATCCGCCTTGGGGATCTCCATGAAGCAGGCATGGTGCATAACCTCCTCATCCgccaccagcagcacaaaatCTAT ACTTACACGGGATCTATCTTGGTAGCAGTGAATCCATaccagctgctgcctctctACACAGTCGACCTTATCAGGCTGTACTGCAACAAGAGGATCGGAGAGCTGCCACCTCATGTCTTTGCCATTGCAGACAACTGTTACTTCAATATGAAGAGGAATAAGAGAGATCAGTGCTGTGTGATCAG TGGAGAATCTGGAGCTGGGAAAACTGAAAGCACTAAGCTAATACTGCAGTTTTTGGCAGCTGTCAGCGGCCAGCATTCCTGGATAGAGCAGCAAATCCTAGAGGCCAACCCCATTCTGGAAG CTTTTGGAAATGCCAAGACAATTCGAAATGACAATTCAAGCCGCTTTGGGAAATACATTGATATCTACTTTAACCACAGTGGTGTGATAGAAGGAGCCCGGATAGAACAGTTCCTTCTGGAAAAGTCCCGAGTTTGCCGACAG GCTCCAGAGGAGAGGAACTACCACATCTTCTATTGCATGCTGATGGGGATGAATCTGGAGCAAAAAAAGATGCTGAATCTGGGCACTGCCTCAGAGTACACTTATCTCACTATG GGCAACTGCACGTCCTGTGACAGCAGGAATGACGCGAAGGAGTACGCCCACATCCGCTCGGCGATGAAGATCCTCATGTTCTCAGACTCTGAGCACTGGGACATCAGCAAACTGCTGGCTGCTATCCTGCATCTGGGCAATGTGGAGTTTGAAG cGGCTGTGTATGACAACTTAGACTGCTCTGACGTGATGGATTCACCACACTTTTCAATTGCAACCAAACTGCTTGAG GTGGACTACAGTGAACTTCAGAACAGCCTCACAAACCTCTCTATCATTGTTCGAGGAGAAAGTGTGTCCAGGCCCCTGAATGTAGCCCAAGCTGCAGATGGGAGGGATGCCTTTGTGAAG GGTATATATGGACGGATTTTCCTATGGATAGTGAACAAGATCAACTCAGCCATTTTTAACCCAACATCTCAGAAGCCTAAAAATACACGTCAGTCCATTGGGTTGTTGGATATTTTTGGGTTTGAAAACTTTAGCAACAACAG CtttgagcagctctgcattaaCATTGCAAATGAACACCTTCAGCAGTTTTTTGTGCACCATGTCTTCAAGCTAGAGCAAGAGGAATACCTTGCAGAGCACATTACCTGGAATAACATTGACTTCACTGACAACCGCCAGGCTCTGGAAGTCATTGCACTCAAGCCCATGAACATCATCTCCCTCATTGATGAGGAGAGCAGGTTCCCAAAG GGCACAGATGCCACCATGCTTATCAAAATCAATTCTCTCCATGGAAAAAGTAGAATCTATATCCCACCTAAGAGTGACCATGACACCAAGTTTGGAATTAACCACTTTGCTGGGGCTGTCTTTTATGAATCAAAAG ATTTCTTAGAGAAAAACAGGGACACGCTGAGTGCTAATGTAATGCAAGTGGTTCATTCCTCCAAAAACAAATTCCTGAAGGAGATTTTCCAGGTGGAAACAACCCCAATTAGTCTGGGACGTGGGACCATCCGGCATCTTGGAAATGACCAGGCCTACAAG TCTCTAGCCCAATGTGGCTTTTTGCTGTCCAGAACATCTGGCTACGGACAG GGCCTGGATACCACCAAGCGGCTCTCTACTCTGGGGGGACAGTTCAAGCAGTCCCTGGAAAAGCTAATGAAAATTCTTGGTCAGTGCCAGCCGTACTTCATCCGCTGCATCAAACCCAACGACTACAAGAAGCCACTG ctgtttgACCGGGAGCTGTGTATCAAACAGCTGCGATACTCAGGGATGATGGAGACCATTCGGATCAGGAAAGCAGGCTACCCAGTTCGCTACACCTTTGAGGAGTTCTTTGACAGATACAGAGTCCTCCTGCCACAGTCTGCGCTAGCACCG GTGAAGAATGATGCTCGACAGTGCTGTATCAGAATATCCGAAGCAGTGCTGGGCAAAGACGAAAGCTGGCAGGCTGGAAAGACCAAGATTTTCCTTAAA GATTATCACGATACAGTATTGGAGCTGGAACGACAGAAGATACTCACAGATAAGGTTCTTCTTATCCAGAAGGTGATGAGAGGATTCAAAGACAG GAAGCAGTTTTTGAAACAGAGGAAATCTGCCATAGCTATCCAGGCAGCTTGGCGAGGCTACTGCTGCCGGAAGGATTTCAGAACG GTTATGCTGGGCTTTGGCCGCCTCCAGGCCCTCTACCGGAGCCGTCAGCTTGCTAAGCAGTATGAAACAACCCGAGTGCACATCATCAGGTTCCAAGCTGCATGCCGTGGTTATCTAATACGTCAAAAG AACAAGGTCAAGCTGGAGGCAAGGAATATCCgcttggaagaagagaaacGTCTCATTAGTGTCCTGGGCCCAGTGAAAGCAATGGAAGAAGCAATGAGGTTAGAAAAG GAACATCTAGCTActctggaagaagaggaggaggaaggactAAGGATGAATGATGATTATGTCGACAGACACGCTAATTATGATGTTATCAGCGACCAGGAGATGGTGGACAAAATTTTTGGGTTTTTACCTTCTATGATTGGAGGCCAAGAAGGACAGGCTCCTCTGGGCTTTGAG GATTTGGAAACAAAGCCCAGCAAGCTGGAAGAGGTGGATCTGGACATGATTCCTATGAGCATGGAGCTAGAAGAGGAAGCAGATGGCTTGGAAGACTACACCTTCCCAAAGTTTGCAGCTACTTATTTCCAGGGGTCAtctacacatacacacatcCGGAAACCACTGCGGCACCCATTACTCTACCATGACGACAAGGACAACGTCCTG GCTTCTCTAGTTGTGTGGGTTATCATCCTGAGATTCATGGGGGACCTTCCAGAGCCAACAATGTTTGCCAAGAACGCCACCAAGAGTGGTTCCGTGATGACACAGATATATGACACACTTGGCAGAAAAAACCAAGTCCAGTTCAAGAACAACAGCCCAGATATG agagaaagcaaaaaggataACAAGATTTCCAAGGGCATCTCTTCCCTGAAGCTGAAACGGTCCTCCAAGTTGACAGGGAAG GTGACAGACCAGCTGAAAAGTGGAGAAGAGGGTTTCCAGGAGGACAGCTCGATCTCTGAGAGACCCATGTCCAACCTAGAGAAAGTGCACTTTATCATTGGCAATGCAATTCTGCGCCCTGCCATCAG AGATGAGATTTATTGCCAGATTTGCAAACAActcactgaaaacagcagcaggagcagctaTGCTCGAGGCTGGATACTTCTGTCACTCTGCCTTGGCTGTTTTCCCCCTTCAGACACATTTGTGAAG TACCTACTGAATTTCATCCACAACGGACCCTCAGGCTATGCACCATATTGTGCTGAACGTCTGAGACGTACCTATGTCAATGGAGCAAGGACTGAACCTCCAAGCTGGCTGGAACTTCAg gcaacaaagcagaagaaacccATTATGTTCAATGTCACCCTGATGAATGGCCAGAGCATCACTGTCCCTGCAGACTCTGCTTCGATCGCCAAAGAGATCTGTCAGTTCATAGCAGATAAAACCAAACTGAAGGATATCTTTGGTTTTTCACTCTACATTGCCGTGTTTGATAAG GTGTGGTCATTGGGTGGAGGACGGGATCATGTCCTAGATGCCATCTCTCAGTGTGAGCAGCTGGTGAAGGAGCGAGGCACACATGAACGCCATGCGCCCTGGAGACTTTACTTTCGGAAGGAAATTTTCACCCCATGGCACAACTCCCAGGAGGATCCCGTCAGCACTGACCTCATTTACCACCAGGTCATTCGAGGGATCCGGTTTGGAGAATACCGCTGTGAGAAG GACGAGGACTTGGTGGAGATAGGTGCCAAGTATTGTTACATCCAGTTTGGAGATACCATCCACAATGAACTTGTGCAGAAAGTGCTCCATGACTGCATCCCAGTGAAACAGCTGAAGTCCAAGCCCCTGGAAAAGTGGGTGAGCCTTATCACCTATGCGCATGCTAAG gcCCCATACACACAGGATCGTCTCTCCCGTCAGGCTGTGAAGGAACAACTTGTAGATTTTGCTCGCTTTCAGTggcctttgcttttctccagatTCTTTGAAGTCACTAAGTTTTCAG gtCCCAGCTTGCCCAAGAACCACTTTATACTTGCTGTAAATTGGAAGGGTATCTGCTTCTTGGATGAGTCAGAAAAGCGGCTCCTGGAGCTGACCTTCCCAGAGATAACAGGCATCCATACAAACAG GGCAGTGAAATCATTTGGACAGAGTTGCACTCTCATCACCCTTCGTGCTGAAGAGTTTGTCCTGACATCTGTGAACAGCATTGTCATCGCTGAGCTGGTGGTGATGTTCCTGGAGGGGCTCAAGAAGAGATCACGATTTGCTGTGGCAATGCATGAGAAAAAATCCCAAG ATCCTGCCATCCTGTCCTTCAAGAAGGGAGACTTGCTAATCTTGACCGAGGATAAAAGGCTGGATGCAAATTCTGGCTGGATCCATGCCCAGAATGACAGGACAGGCAAAACGGGGAATGTATTTCTGGAGGAGATGTACATCATTCCTTCTCTTACAAAGCCCTCCAGTCAAGTACTG AGTTTGCTGATGATGTCCCCAGACCAGAGGAGGACAGCATCGCAGAACTCTTACACAGAGGAACCTGATGAAGAGGATCTCAAAGTGAAGCCTTACACACTGGAGGAGTTCTCCTATGAACACTTCAG AACTCCTGAGAAGGAATCCATCAGCAAAGCTGTTCTCCAGAAATCCCGTGGGCACAGCCAGCTGTGGGCACACTCTAAGGATCCCTTAAAACAGCCCTTGCTGAAGGCAGCCTGCACAGACCCTGATGTTCGGGACGTGGCTTGTCAGGCCTTCATTG CCATCATGAAATTCATGGGGGACTACCCCTCAAAGCAGACACACTCCTCCGTGGAAGTCACTGACCAGATATTTGTGGCAGCTATCAAGGAAGAGGTCCTGCGGGATGAAATTTACTGTCAGATCATGAAGCAACTGACTGAAAACAGGAACAG GTACAGCGTGACCAAGGGCTGGCAGCTCTTGTGGCTCTGCACTGGCCTGTTCCCTCCCAGcaaatcactgctgaaacatgcCCAGAAGTTCATAGAGACACGTCAGAAAGAGCCACTGGCCTCGGAGTGCAAGCGGAGGATTCAGACAGTGATGAG GAGTGGCTCCAGGAAGTGGGCACCTCATCCTGTGGAGGTTGAGGCCATCTTACAGAACAACACTAAGGTCTCACACAAGATTTGCTTCCCCAATGAAACAGAGCAG ACATTTGATGTGGGAACAAACACCAAGAACAGGACTCTGTGTCAGAACATCGCTTCcaaactgcagctgagctctTGGGAAGGTTTCAGCCTCTTTGTCAAGATTGCAGACAAG GTGATCAGTCAGAATGAAGCAGATTATTTCTTTGACTCACTGAGGCAGGTGACAGATTGGACCAAGAGGAACAAACCAGCAAAAGACG GTGCTACCATGTCTGTAGCTTATGAAGTGTACTTCATGAGAAAGCTGTGGTTGAATGTAACTCCTGGGAAGGACCTGAAAGCTGATTCCATTTTTCATTACCACCAG GAGCTGCCCAAGTACCTCAGAGGCTACCACAACTGCTCCAGAGATGAAGCTGTCCAGCTGGCAGGGCTCATTTATAAAGTGCGCTTCAACAACGATCGCACACAGCTGGCAACCATCCCCAAGATCCTGAAGGAGCTGGTGCCAGACAATCTGCTTCGAGTGACCTCACCAGATGAGTGGAAGAAG AGCATTACTGCAGCATACAgcaaacatgaaggaaaaactGTGGATGAGGCCAAGATTGCCTTCTTGAAAATCATATACCGGTGGCCAACGTTTGGATCAGCCTTCTTTGAGGTGAAG CAAACCTCTGAGCCAAATTTCCCAGAGATTGTGCTGATTGCAATCAACAAGCAGGGAGTCTCACTGATACATCAGAAGACAAAG GAAATTTTAACCATTTATCCCTTTAATAAAATCTCCAATTGGAGCAGTGGGAGTACATTCTTTCACATGACGATAGGGAACCTGGTACGAGGAAGCCGGATCTTATGTGAGACATCTCTG